One window of Candidatus Mycobacterium wuenschmannii genomic DNA carries:
- a CDS encoding carboxymuconolactone decarboxylase family protein, whose translation MRLPPLPADQWDDAARDALSVMLPEERRNAADAGTLLSTLVRHPKLTRAYLKFSTYLLYGSTLPPRIRELVILRVAHRRACTYEWSHHVDMGKREGLTDADIEAARAGKAADAFDSALLRAVDELDEQSAISDQTWEALGERLDEQQRMDLVFTTGNYIALAMALNTFGVELETQER comes from the coding sequence ATGCGCCTGCCCCCGCTACCGGCGGATCAGTGGGACGACGCTGCCCGGGATGCGCTGTCGGTCATGCTTCCCGAAGAGCGCCGCAACGCCGCCGACGCCGGCACGCTGCTGTCGACGCTGGTGCGGCACCCCAAGCTGACCCGTGCCTACCTGAAGTTCAGCACCTACCTGCTGTACGGGTCGACGCTGCCGCCACGGATCCGCGAGCTGGTCATCTTGCGTGTCGCGCACCGCCGCGCCTGCACCTACGAGTGGTCGCACCATGTCGACATGGGCAAGCGAGAAGGGTTGACCGACGCGGACATCGAGGCCGCGCGGGCCGGCAAGGCTGCGGACGCCTTCGACAGTGCGCTGCTTCGCGCCGTCGACGAACTCGACGAACAGAGCGCCATCTCGGATCAGACCTGGGAAGCGCTCGGTGAACGCCTCGACGAGCAGCAGCGGATGGACCTGGTCTTCACCACCGGCAACTACATCGCACTGGCAATGGCACTGAACACTTTCGGCGTCGAGCTCGAAACACAAGAGAGGTAA
- a CDS encoding aromatic ring-hydroxylating oxygenase subunit alpha, which produces MAHFPKPAAGSWTENYPELGTEPVDYTDSIDPAFFEAEREAVFKKQWLNVGRIDRLPRTGSYFTKEMPSAGKGMSVIICKTKDGSVKAYHNVCRHRGNKLVWNDFPNEETSGTCRQFTCKYHAWRYSLDGDLTFVQQEEEFFGLDKGNYGLAPVRCEVWEGFIFINFDDNAAPLVDYLGPLAKSIEGYPFGEMTETYSYRSEVGSNWKLFIDAFVEFYHAPILHQGQYTKEEAAKIQKFGYEALHYELAGPHNLQSTWGGQAPPPDMSMVKPLDQVLRSGLFGPWDKPEIIENLELPPGVNVKRVPQWGIDSWLFYPNFMLLIWEPGWFLTYHYWPTAVDKHIFESTLYFVPPRNARERLAQELAAVTFKEYALQDANTLEATQTMIGTRAVKEFLLCDQEILIRHLHKTTANYVKEYQNNGVTV; this is translated from the coding sequence TTGGCACACTTCCCGAAACCGGCTGCCGGCAGCTGGACCGAGAACTACCCCGAGCTCGGCACCGAGCCGGTGGACTACACCGACTCGATCGACCCGGCCTTCTTCGAGGCCGAACGCGAGGCGGTCTTCAAGAAGCAGTGGCTCAATGTGGGACGCATCGACCGTCTCCCCCGCACCGGCAGCTACTTCACCAAGGAGATGCCGTCGGCCGGCAAGGGCATGTCCGTCATCATCTGCAAGACCAAGGACGGCTCGGTCAAGGCGTACCACAACGTCTGCCGGCACCGCGGAAACAAGTTGGTGTGGAACGACTTTCCGAATGAGGAGACGTCAGGCACCTGCCGGCAGTTCACCTGCAAGTACCACGCCTGGCGCTACAGCCTGGACGGTGATTTGACATTCGTCCAGCAGGAGGAGGAGTTCTTCGGCCTCGACAAGGGCAACTACGGCCTGGCGCCGGTCCGCTGCGAGGTGTGGGAAGGCTTCATCTTCATCAACTTCGACGACAACGCCGCACCCCTGGTCGACTACCTCGGCCCGTTGGCCAAGAGCATCGAGGGCTACCCGTTCGGTGAGATGACCGAAACCTACTCGTACCGAAGCGAAGTCGGCAGCAACTGGAAACTGTTCATCGACGCCTTCGTCGAGTTCTACCACGCGCCGATCCTGCATCAGGGTCAGTACACCAAGGAAGAGGCCGCCAAGATCCAGAAGTTCGGCTACGAGGCGCTGCACTACGAGTTGGCCGGTCCGCACAACCTGCAGTCGACGTGGGGCGGTCAGGCGCCGCCGCCGGACATGTCCATGGTCAAGCCGTTGGATCAGGTGCTGCGCAGCGGGTTGTTCGGCCCCTGGGACAAGCCCGAGATCATCGAAAACCTGGAATTGCCACCGGGTGTCAACGTCAAGCGCGTCCCGCAGTGGGGCATCGACTCGTGGCTGTTCTACCCGAACTTCATGTTGCTGATCTGGGAGCCGGGCTGGTTCCTGACCTACCACTACTGGCCGACCGCGGTCGACAAGCACATCTTCGAGTCGACGCTCTACTTCGTTCCGCCGCGCAACGCGCGTGAACGCTTGGCGCAGGAACTGGCCGCGGTGACGTTCAAGGAGTACGCGCTGCAGGATGCCAACACCCTGGAGGCGACCCAGACGATGATCGGCACCCGCGCCGTCAAGGAGTTCCTGCTCTGCGACCAGGAAATCCTGATCCGGCACCTGCACAAGACGACGGCCAACTACGTGAAGGAGTACCAGAACAATGGCGTTACCGTCTGA
- a CDS encoding metal-dependent hydrolase family protein, with protein sequence MLTLKAAGLLDVDAGKIVSPGIVRVEDDRIVGVGGEPEGDIIDVGDSILLPGLMDMEVNLLMGGRGETPGLSQVQDDPPTRVLRAVGNSRRTLRAGFTTVRNLGLFVKTGGYLLDVALGKAIDAGWIDGPRIVPAGHAITPTGGHLDPTMFAAFMPGALELTIEEGIANGVDEIRKAVRYQIKHGAQLIKVCVSGGVMSLTGEAGAQHYSDEELRAIVDEAHRRGLRVAAHTHGAEAVKHAVACGIDCIEHGFLMDDEAIKMLVDNDRFLVTTRRLAQAMDVSRAPKALQDKAAEMFPKAETSIKAAYEAGVKIAVGTDAPAIPHGKNADELVTLVEWGMPPIAVLRAATTVAADLINVTDRGRLAEGQLADIIAVPGNPLNDITVTQHVNFVMKGGKVYVGPN encoded by the coding sequence GTGCTCACGCTCAAGGCCGCCGGGCTGCTCGACGTCGACGCCGGCAAGATCGTCTCGCCCGGCATCGTCCGCGTCGAGGACGACCGGATCGTCGGTGTCGGTGGCGAACCCGAGGGCGACATCATCGATGTGGGCGACTCGATTCTGCTGCCCGGCCTGATGGACATGGAAGTCAACCTGCTGATGGGCGGGCGGGGCGAGACCCCCGGGCTGTCCCAGGTGCAGGACGATCCCCCAACGCGCGTACTTCGTGCGGTGGGCAATTCCCGCCGCACGTTGCGGGCGGGCTTCACGACGGTGCGCAACCTGGGTCTGTTCGTCAAGACCGGTGGGTATCTGCTCGACGTCGCGCTGGGCAAGGCCATCGACGCGGGCTGGATCGACGGACCCCGCATTGTGCCGGCCGGGCACGCGATCACGCCCACCGGCGGGCATCTGGACCCGACGATGTTCGCCGCGTTCATGCCGGGCGCGCTCGAGCTCACGATCGAGGAGGGCATCGCGAACGGGGTCGACGAGATCCGCAAGGCGGTGCGCTACCAGATCAAGCACGGCGCCCAGCTGATCAAGGTCTGCGTGTCCGGCGGCGTCATGTCGCTGACCGGTGAGGCTGGCGCACAACACTATTCGGACGAGGAGCTCCGCGCGATCGTCGACGAGGCGCACCGTCGCGGGCTGCGGGTCGCCGCCCACACGCACGGGGCGGAAGCCGTCAAGCACGCCGTCGCCTGCGGCATCGACTGCATCGAGCACGGGTTCCTGATGGACGACGAGGCCATCAAGATGCTGGTCGACAACGACCGCTTCCTGGTGACGACCCGTCGGCTGGCGCAGGCGATGGACGTGTCCCGCGCCCCGAAAGCATTGCAGGACAAGGCGGCCGAGATGTTCCCGAAGGCCGAGACGTCGATCAAAGCGGCCTACGAGGCAGGCGTCAAGATCGCGGTCGGCACCGACGCGCCCGCGATTCCGCACGGCAAGAACGCCGACGAGCTCGTCACGCTGGTGGAGTGGGGTATGCCGCCGATCGCGGTGCTGCGCGCCGCCACCACGGTCGCGGCCGACCTGATCAACGTCACCGACCGCGGCCGGCTGGCCGAGGGTCAACTCGCCGACATCATCGCGGTGCCGGGAAATCCCTTGAACGACATCACCGTTACCCAGCACGTGAACTTTGTGATGAAAGGCGGCAAAGTCTATGTCGGACCGAATTGA
- a CDS encoding nuclear transport factor 2 family protein: MSDRIEDLVEIQQLLARYAVTITQEDIDGLVKVFTPDGTYSAFGETYSLDRFPVLVDAAPKGLFLTATPVIDLDGDTATGTQPLCFIDNATHDMRIGYYKDNYVRTAEGWRLKTRAMTFIRRSGVHDSGRPHAIGRPPA; encoded by the coding sequence ATGTCGGACCGAATTGAGGACCTCGTCGAGATCCAGCAACTGCTGGCCCGGTACGCGGTGACCATCACACAGGAAGACATCGACGGCCTGGTCAAGGTCTTCACCCCGGACGGCACGTACAGCGCCTTCGGCGAAACCTATTCGCTGGACCGGTTTCCGGTGTTGGTCGATGCCGCGCCGAAGGGCCTGTTCCTGACGGCGACACCGGTGATCGACCTCGACGGCGACACCGCGACCGGCACCCAGCCGCTGTGCTTCATCGACAACGCCACCCATGACATGAGGATTGGCTACTACAAGGACAACTACGTGCGGACCGCCGAAGGCTGGCGGCTGAAAACCCGTGCCATGACGTTCATTCGGCGTAGCGGCGTGCATGACTCGGGCCGCCCGCACGCCATAGGCCGACCGCCTGCATGA
- a CDS encoding acyl-CoA dehydrogenase family protein, whose product MKVDEFRADLRVWLDEHDLTPGPDDHSLEGHMRQMARVSRALYDADWMRYGWPEEVGGLGGPAILRAVVGEEVVGRRLAEPGPYSMLEVLTPTMIDYAPDGLAAEMVPRLLRGEEQWCQGFSEPGSGSDLASLTTRAVQDGDNWIVNGQKVWTSYAQFSTRCILLTRTAPGYDGITAFFVDLDTPGISVRPLQTMHGVDEFCEVYYDDVVVPGSRMLGQPGDGWRLAMDLLPYERSTCFWQRIAYLYSRFDELIAEANDPDEYELGAAYLALHTLRCRSRSTQHRLANSEPLGPQTSIDKVLLAEAEQRLYDTVRDLLPGTLELGDSPWRSEYLYSRASTIYGGTAEIQRNIIARRLLDLGKE is encoded by the coding sequence ATGAAGGTCGACGAGTTCCGGGCAGATCTTCGGGTTTGGCTCGACGAGCACGACCTGACGCCGGGGCCCGACGATCATTCGCTCGAAGGCCACATGCGCCAGATGGCCCGCGTCAGCCGGGCGCTCTACGACGCCGACTGGATGCGCTACGGCTGGCCCGAAGAGGTCGGCGGGCTGGGCGGTCCCGCAATTCTGCGCGCGGTGGTCGGCGAGGAGGTCGTGGGCCGCCGACTGGCCGAGCCGGGTCCTTATTCGATGCTCGAAGTGCTCACGCCGACCATGATCGACTACGCGCCCGATGGGCTCGCCGCGGAGATGGTGCCGCGGCTGCTGCGCGGCGAAGAGCAATGGTGTCAAGGCTTTTCCGAACCGGGCTCGGGTAGCGACCTCGCCTCGCTGACGACCCGCGCCGTTCAGGACGGCGACAACTGGATCGTCAACGGGCAGAAGGTGTGGACCAGCTACGCGCAGTTCTCCACCCGCTGCATCCTGCTCACCCGCACCGCGCCCGGGTATGACGGCATCACCGCTTTTTTTGTCGACCTGGACACCCCGGGGATCAGCGTGCGTCCGTTGCAGACGATGCACGGGGTCGACGAGTTCTGCGAGGTCTACTACGACGACGTGGTGGTGCCGGGCAGCCGCATGCTCGGCCAGCCCGGCGACGGCTGGCGCCTCGCGATGGATCTGCTGCCCTACGAGCGCTCGACCTGCTTCTGGCAGCGCATCGCGTACCTCTACTCCCGGTTCGACGAATTGATCGCGGAGGCCAACGACCCGGACGAATACGAGCTCGGCGCAGCCTATCTCGCACTACACACCCTGCGGTGCCGGTCGCGCAGCACCCAGCATCGGCTGGCCAACAGCGAGCCGTTGGGACCGCAGACATCGATCGACAAGGTGCTGCTCGCCGAGGCCGAGCAACGGCTCTACGACACCGTGCGCGACCTGCTGCCGGGAACCCTCGAACTGGGTGACTCCCCGTGGCGGTCCGAGTACCTCTACTCCCGCGCGTCGACGATCTACGGCGGCACTGCAGAGATCCAGCGCAACATCATCGCGCGCCGACTGCTGGATCTGGGCAAGGAGTGA
- a CDS encoding acyl-CoA dehydrogenase family protein, with protein MAGASGEQLDAALAELGWLEMLDEMPHAAVPLVFRLLGETGAHAPVLNDVILRSAGRDGGGTVPMRYTGGSWVVWARSDDPSSVLGDDLPIHPVDEGDSAPVGPGRQAVGWWLVGTGRAMLTLARQHALDRTQFGRPVASFQAIRHRLAETLVAIEGAEATLVAAAAEPDDLSYLLAKAAAGQAAMTAARHCQQVLGGIGFTAEHALHTHVKRALVLDGLLGSSRELTREAGAALRDKGFAPRLAQL; from the coding sequence ATGGCGGGCGCGTCGGGCGAACAACTCGACGCCGCGCTGGCCGAGCTTGGCTGGCTCGAAATGCTCGACGAAATGCCGCACGCCGCAGTGCCATTGGTGTTCCGGCTGCTCGGCGAGACCGGTGCGCACGCCCCCGTTCTCAACGACGTGATACTCCGTTCGGCAGGTCGCGACGGTGGTGGAACGGTACCGATGCGGTACACCGGTGGGTCCTGGGTGGTCTGGGCGCGATCCGACGACCCGAGTTCGGTACTGGGAGATGATCTGCCGATACATCCTGTCGACGAAGGTGATTCGGCGCCGGTCGGGCCGGGGCGGCAGGCGGTCGGCTGGTGGCTGGTTGGTACGGGCCGCGCGATGTTGACGCTGGCCCGCCAGCACGCCCTGGACCGGACGCAGTTCGGTCGACCGGTCGCATCGTTCCAGGCGATTCGGCATCGACTGGCCGAGACGCTGGTTGCCATCGAAGGCGCGGAGGCGACGCTGGTGGCGGCCGCGGCAGAGCCCGACGATCTGAGCTATTTACTCGCCAAGGCGGCCGCGGGTCAGGCGGCGATGACCGCGGCGCGGCACTGCCAGCAGGTGCTGGGCGGTATCGGCTTCACCGCCGAGCATGCCCTGCACACGCACGTCAAGCGGGCGCTGGTGCTGGACGGGCTGCTCGGAAGCTCTCGCGAGCTGACCCGGGAGGCCGGAGCGGCGCTGCGCGACAAGGGTTTTGCGCCGCGGCTGGCCCAGCTCTAG